From a region of the Candidatus Brocadia sp. genome:
- a CDS encoding site-2 protease family protein has product MNFNNLLITIPVILYALTIHEYFHGWTANKFGDSTARLQGRLTLNPLAHIDILGALCFVFANFGWGKPVPINPYNFRNPRRDNVIVSFAGPASNFVSAFLFGVTFQLLRNATFIPVNVSANVLQLLLAGIGVNLSLAFFNMIPLFPLDGSHILEGLLPYRMAQKYKEIERYSPFILLGIIIMGNYAGISILSIVLGPPIHYFLRLFTGL; this is encoded by the coding sequence ATGAATTTCAACAACTTACTTATTACCATTCCTGTGATCCTTTATGCGCTCACGATTCATGAGTATTTTCATGGATGGACGGCAAATAAGTTCGGGGATTCCACGGCAAGGCTTCAGGGTCGTCTGACATTAAATCCCCTTGCCCATATTGACATTCTCGGTGCATTGTGTTTTGTTTTTGCAAATTTTGGGTGGGGCAAGCCGGTGCCCATCAATCCTTACAACTTTAGAAATCCCCGCCGGGATAACGTCATTGTGTCCTTTGCCGGGCCTGCCTCGAATTTCGTTTCCGCTTTTTTATTTGGGGTAACCTTTCAACTCCTGCGCAATGCGACGTTCATACCAGTAAACGTTTCCGCCAATGTGCTTCAATTGCTCCTGGCAGGGATCGGGGTAAATCTCTCGCTGGCATTTTTTAATATGATTCCTTTATTTCCCCTGGATGGTTCCCACATCCTTGAGGGTTTGCTGCCTTATAGAATGGCACAGAAATATAAGGAGATCGAACGCTACAGCCCTTTTATCCTGCTGGGAATTATCATTATGGGGAATTATGCAGGTATCTCGATTTTAAGCATCGTACTCGGTCCGCCGATACATTACTTTCTCAGGTTATTTACTGGTTTGTAG
- the thiD gene encoding bifunctional hydroxymethylpyrimidine kinase/phosphomethylpyrimidine kinase, which yields MKTQAPSFSKVLSIAGSDTSGGAGIQADIKTITALGCYATTVVTALTAQNSLGVHSIFEVPASFVGEQIDAVMTDIGTDAVKTGMLMNKDVVEVVCSKVREYKIERLVVDPVILSKNGRRLLTADAVRVVTVQLFPLALLVTPNIPEAADITGLPIKSISDAEEAARSIYQLGPAYVLIKGGHAKRSWDRQGKDKVIDIVYDGKGFEYIEGDYIRTDNTHGTGCTYASAIAAFLAKGNGLVDAVVQAKEFVTTAIQKSFELGRGYGTLDQYHTVQLP from the coding sequence ATGAAGACCCAGGCACCGTCCTTCTCTAAAGTTCTTTCTATCGCCGGTTCTGATACCAGCGGCGGCGCCGGCATACAGGCAGATATTAAAACAATTACCGCGCTGGGTTGCTATGCGACAACCGTTGTTACGGCGCTGACCGCACAGAATTCCCTCGGAGTACACTCCATTTTTGAGGTGCCGGCATCCTTTGTGGGAGAACAAATTGATGCAGTTATGACGGATATTGGTACCGATGCCGTTAAAACAGGGATGCTGATGAATAAAGATGTTGTGGAGGTGGTGTGCTCGAAGGTCAGGGAATATAAGATCGAACGCCTGGTGGTTGACCCGGTCATACTGTCCAAAAACGGGAGGCGCTTGTTGACAGCCGATGCTGTTCGTGTCGTCACTGTCCAGTTATTTCCTTTAGCCCTCCTCGTTACTCCAAATATTCCGGAGGCAGCAGATATTACTGGTTTACCGATAAAAAGCATCTCCGATGCTGAAGAAGCCGCCCGGAGCATTTATCAGCTAGGCCCGGCCTATGTGCTTATTAAGGGGGGACATGCAAAAAGATCCTGGGATCGTCAGGGGAAAGACAAGGTAATCGATATTGTCTATGATGGAAAAGGCTTTGAATATATTGAAGGCGACTATATCCGAACAGACAATACCCACGGCACCGGTTGTACCTATGCCTCAGCAATAGCCGCATTTCTGGCAAAGGGAAACGGTCTTGTGGATGCCGTTGTTCAGGCAAAAGAATTCGTTACCACAGCCATTCAGAAATCATTTGAACTTGGCAGGGGATACGGAACGTTAGATCAATACCATACAGTACAATTACCTTGA
- a CDS encoding endonuclease III domain-containing protein, producing MNKAKAILQIYQTMLDTLGPQQWWPGETPFEIVIGAILTQNTNWSNVEKAIRNLKTAGKLSPRGIHELSMLELAQLIRPSGFFNVKAKRVKAFINWLFSRYEGNLSRMFNQDLQILRDELLSVKGIGPETADSILLYAGNMPTFVVDAYTHRIFSRHGFIAEESTYDEMKAFFEENLPKDVTLYNEYHALLVHIGKRYCRPKKACEPCPLKDFL from the coding sequence ATGAATAAGGCCAAAGCCATACTGCAGATATACCAAACAATGCTCGACACCTTAGGTCCCCAGCAATGGTGGCCGGGCGAAACCCCATTCGAGATTGTCATTGGCGCTATATTAACACAGAATACCAACTGGTCTAATGTTGAAAAGGCCATCAGAAATCTTAAGACGGCCGGAAAACTCTCTCCCCGGGGAATTCATGAACTGAGTATGTTAGAGTTGGCGCAGCTTATTCGTCCATCCGGTTTTTTTAACGTCAAGGCTAAGCGGGTGAAGGCCTTTATCAATTGGTTATTTTCAAGGTATGAAGGTAATCTTTCCCGAATGTTCAATCAGGACTTGCAGATACTTCGGGACGAATTACTCTCGGTGAAAGGTATCGGGCCGGAAACAGCAGATTCGATTTTGCTGTATGCAGGAAACATGCCTACCTTTGTTGTGGATGCGTATACCCACCGGATTTTTTCACGGCATGGTTTTATTGCCGAAGAAAGCACCTATGATGAGATGAAGGCTTTTTTCGAGGAAAATCTTCCGAAAGATGTAACCTTGTACAATGAGTACCATGCCTTATTGGTGCATATAGGCAAGAGATACTGTAGACCGAAAAAGGCCTGTGAGCCTTGCCCTTTGAAGGATTTTTTGTAA
- a CDS encoding HNH endonuclease has product MQYIASLESSVLVLNKFFMALHIISAKRAFVLLCKETAEVVSVDEGKFNSYDFYGWKDVSLYKARSGLPEEDTTSWIKTVSFEIEVPKIIRLLFYDKHPQSNVKFNRRNIFARDENKCQYCGRRFPTMELSLDHIVPKAYNGKTTWTNIVCACTECNKLKGGRTPEEASMRLIRKPVKPRHSPILSLKLRSDRYRSWKQFLNEAYWSVPLK; this is encoded by the coding sequence ATGCAGTACATTGCATCATTGGAATCCAGCGTGTTGGTGTTAAATAAATTTTTCATGGCGCTCCATATCATTTCAGCAAAAAGGGCATTCGTTTTACTCTGTAAAGAGACGGCAGAGGTGGTTTCCGTAGACGAAGGGAAATTTAACTCTTATGATTTTTACGGCTGGAAGGACGTCTCCCTTTACAAGGCCAGATCAGGGTTGCCTGAAGAGGATACCACAAGCTGGATTAAGACCGTCTCCTTTGAAATTGAGGTGCCGAAGATTATTCGCCTTTTGTTCTACGATAAGCATCCGCAGTCTAATGTAAAATTTAACCGGCGAAACATCTTTGCGCGTGATGAAAACAAATGCCAATACTGCGGTCGCCGTTTTCCAACAATGGAGCTGAGTTTAGACCATATTGTCCCGAAGGCGTATAATGGGAAAACCACTTGGACAAATATCGTCTGTGCCTGCACGGAGTGCAACAAATTAAAGGGCGGAAGGACTCCGGAAGAGGCAAGCATGAGATTAATTCGTAAGCCCGTGAAGCCGAGGCACAGCCCCATTTTGAGTCTTAAACTTCGTTCAGACAGGTATCGTTCCTGGAAGCAATTTTTAAATGAGGCATATTGGTCCGTTCCTCTGAAATAA
- a CDS encoding VanZ family protein, with product MNIKIRAYWIYKGIVTIMYASLIYFASSRDTSSVPLPLHYDKAIHFIVFGLLSLMICWTLSSFTFGNHWIVKIIVAIGITSLYGASDEFHQVFTPHRSVSVFDWLADTAGAATAAFLWYGITSKWWVKKATV from the coding sequence ATGAACATCAAGATTAGGGCGTATTGGATTTATAAAGGTATCGTAACCATAATGTATGCCTCTCTTATATACTTTGCATCCTCGCGGGATACCTCTTCTGTTCCCCTTCCCTTGCACTACGATAAAGCCATTCATTTTATCGTGTTTGGTCTTTTAAGCCTTATGATCTGCTGGACGCTTTCTTCTTTTACTTTTGGAAACCATTGGATAGTTAAAATTATCGTGGCAATCGGCATTACTTCCCTCTACGGCGCATCAGATGAATTTCACCAGGTCTTTACCCCGCATCGTTCAGTGAGCGTCTTTGACTGGCTGGCGGATACGGCTGGCGCCGCCACCGCTGCCTTTTTATGGTATGGGATAACGTCCAAATGGTGGGTAAAAAAGGCAACCGTTTAG
- a CDS encoding 4Fe-4S binding protein, which translates to MAHKITDDCINCGACESECPVNAISESDDKRIISAETCTDCGNCVEVCPVEAILAP; encoded by the coding sequence GTGGCTCATAAGATCACGGATGACTGTATCAATTGTGGTGCATGTGAAAGTGAATGTCCTGTCAATGCAATATCGGAATCAGACGATAAGAGGATCATCAGTGCGGAGACCTGTACTGATTGTGGAAATTGTGTGGAGGTATGTCCCGTCGAGGCGATTCTTGCCCCATAG
- the lptC gene encoding LPS export ABC transporter periplasmic protein LptC encodes MTKRRYVLIGIPVACLLSIIVSLILSESKEEPRSAKQNPSPSRQLQNIPGAGTETVTQAVAGLTMPSYDEQGKEVVIMRGENTFLLNDNVYKIVTPEIEVRDYSQSEEGTQSVFITSRAGEMNSISDEGSLSDNVVIHFDPDTRLDTDYLRYLPEKEFVCTDEPVTIHGKGIKIVGQGCEIDLVSKKMWIKRDAEMEMDGIKNDLFFLSTDDTSPTEQPEEAHLPSSDENGTQKTPFEKTVIRSSGQLIFDRQSESNIMTFNDHVKIQKGSSTVFSDKLVIFLDPQTKQTRQAIASGNVLASQGTKIAKGGFLTWDVNTQSAILEDTQKAEFAKDDLNIDAQKIIFYKDTGKIDIPSPGNLKAKIKEKSGKKKAGAGTGTDDNTISVKWEGKMNFLDNTREASFEKDIEVQKENSTLLCDNLNVKFSGGDFTIQSFKATDKIHIIDKRDDLFSEAVGDRATWDAKNKVTILRGQPFALLREGDRRQILVPRVLFYEDGKTVLCEGKGSLYERGEGNLPNQSAEETDLKVTWAKKMMYYDTLRKVSFYEEAEATRGGQKLQADQIDAYLGNDQNIHKIIATGNVYFSSKRLENSEGFGSLFTWDLIQNVALLTGNPKAELRKGGSRTFSEKVYFNMAENQVSWEGRPHWQIMSNETIRSQK; translated from the coding sequence ATGACCAAACGAAGATACGTACTCATCGGTATCCCTGTTGCCTGCCTGCTCTCTATTATCGTATCGCTGATTCTATCCGAGTCAAAAGAAGAACCACGGAGCGCGAAGCAAAATCCCTCTCCCTCCAGGCAATTGCAGAATATCCCCGGAGCCGGCACAGAAACCGTAACGCAGGCGGTAGCGGGGCTAACCATGCCGAGTTACGACGAACAGGGGAAAGAGGTAGTAATCATGCGCGGGGAGAATACCTTCCTGCTCAACGATAATGTCTACAAGATTGTCACCCCGGAAATTGAAGTCAGGGACTATTCCCAGAGTGAGGAGGGAACGCAGTCTGTTTTCATTACCTCCAGGGCGGGAGAGATGAACAGCATTTCAGACGAAGGCTCTCTCTCGGATAACGTGGTCATTCATTTCGACCCCGATACCCGGCTTGATACGGACTATCTGCGGTATTTACCGGAAAAAGAGTTCGTTTGCACGGATGAACCCGTTACCATCCATGGGAAAGGGATAAAAATCGTCGGGCAAGGCTGTGAAATAGACCTTGTGAGCAAGAAGATGTGGATTAAAAGAGACGCGGAAATGGAAATGGACGGCATTAAAAACGACCTCTTTTTCCTGTCTACGGACGATACCTCACCAACAGAACAACCGGAGGAAGCGCATCTCCCCTCTTCGGACGAGAACGGCACACAGAAAACACCATTCGAAAAAACGGTTATTCGTTCCAGCGGCCAACTCATTTTCGACCGGCAATCCGAATCAAACATCATGACCTTCAACGACCATGTGAAGATACAAAAAGGGAGTTCAACCGTTTTTTCCGATAAACTCGTTATTTTTCTCGACCCTCAGACAAAACAAACAAGGCAGGCCATTGCCAGCGGAAATGTGCTCGCATCCCAGGGGACAAAAATCGCCAAGGGAGGTTTTCTGACCTGGGATGTTAACACCCAAAGCGCAATCCTGGAAGATACACAAAAGGCAGAATTTGCAAAAGATGACCTCAACATTGATGCACAGAAAATAATTTTTTATAAAGACACCGGGAAAATAGACATTCCAAGTCCGGGCAATTTAAAAGCAAAGATTAAGGAAAAGTCCGGTAAAAAAAAGGCTGGCGCCGGAACCGGCACAGACGACAATACGATTAGCGTAAAATGGGAAGGGAAAATGAATTTCCTGGACAACACGCGGGAGGCTAGTTTTGAGAAGGATATTGAGGTTCAGAAAGAAAATTCCACCCTGCTCTGCGATAATCTGAATGTGAAGTTCAGCGGCGGCGATTTCACTATACAGTCGTTCAAGGCAACAGACAAAATTCACATCATCGACAAAAGAGATGACCTCTTCAGCGAGGCTGTCGGAGACCGGGCTACGTGGGATGCAAAAAATAAAGTCACCATCCTAAGAGGACAACCCTTTGCCCTGCTGAGAGAGGGGGATAGACGACAAATTCTCGTTCCCAGGGTTTTATTTTATGAAGACGGGAAGACGGTATTGTGTGAAGGCAAGGGGAGTTTATATGAACGAGGCGAAGGAAATCTTCCCAATCAGAGCGCTGAAGAGACGGATCTAAAAGTGACTTGGGCAAAAAAAATGATGTACTATGATACGCTCAGGAAAGTAAGCTTCTATGAAGAAGCAGAAGCTACACGAGGCGGGCAAAAATTACAGGCAGACCAGATTGATGCCTATCTCGGCAACGATCAGAATATCCATAAGATTATTGCCACCGGCAACGTCTATTTTTCCAGCAAACGCCTGGAAAACAGCGAGGGATTTGGATCGCTATTCACCTGGGACCTGATCCAGAATGTCGCCTTGTTGACGGGCAACCCAAAGGCGGAATTGCGAAAGGGCGGTTCGCGGACGTTTTCGGAAAAGGTCTATTTTAATATGGCAGAAAATCAGGTTTCCTGGGAAGGCAGACCACACTGGCAAATCATGAGCAACGAAACAATACGTTCGCAAAAATAG
- a CDS encoding segregation/condensation protein A yields the protein MANEYKVDLDVYNGPLDLLLYLIRKEEVNICDIPIARITDQYLQYVEALHALDMNIVGDFLVMAATLMYVKSYMLLPRTEIKEDEEEIEDPRSSLVKQLLEYKRYKERTFILADRAAEWEKKCSRIPGESLLEIPEDKGEQLPLEGIRIWDLLQRFSQLMKQLSLDVSTKVTYDDTPIQEYMDTVLEKVHLHTSVSFADLFAGIYERRRIIGFFLALLELVRLARVKIEQPANYADIHISLFS from the coding sequence ATGGCAAACGAATATAAAGTCGATCTGGATGTTTACAACGGTCCCCTTGATTTACTCCTGTACCTGATCAGAAAAGAGGAAGTTAATATCTGCGACATTCCTATTGCGCGGATTACCGATCAGTACTTACAGTACGTAGAAGCCTTGCATGCGCTGGATATGAATATTGTCGGTGATTTTTTAGTGATGGCGGCTACGCTTATGTACGTGAAATCGTATATGCTTCTTCCGCGCACCGAAATAAAAGAGGATGAAGAGGAAATAGAAGATCCCAGGTCATCCCTGGTAAAGCAATTATTGGAATACAAACGGTATAAGGAGCGCACCTTCATATTGGCTGACCGGGCTGCTGAGTGGGAAAAGAAGTGCTCCCGGATTCCCGGAGAGTCCCTCCTTGAAATACCAGAAGATAAAGGGGAGCAACTGCCGCTGGAGGGCATCAGGATATGGGACCTGTTACAAAGGTTTTCCCAGCTCATGAAGCAGCTATCGCTGGATGTATCCACCAAGGTAACGTATGATGACACACCGATACAGGAGTATATGGATACTGTCCTCGAAAAGGTGCATCTCCACACCTCGGTATCTTTTGCAGACCTTTTTGCCGGGATCTATGAAAGGAGGCGGATTATTGGTTTCTTTCTCGCCTTGCTGGAACTGGTTCGGCTCGCGAGGGTAAAGATTGAGCAGCCGGCAAACTATGCGGATATTCATATCTCCCTCTTTTCCTGA
- a CDS encoding dihydroorotase, producing the protein MTDTEVIIKGGHVIDPATGLDGRADILIKDGKISAISDDMKASAPARVIDARSKYVIPGLIDCHVHLREPGLEYKETIETGSRAAAKGGFTTLICEPNTIPPIDSLEMVAALMDRVRQKSVVNIFTKACITKGLLGEELTDIDKLATDKRVKALSDDGNPVFYEALIKRACELAARSNLIISPHCEDSQMSLDKAKENSRVAHFPGKPFCHETDFIMREIKYTEEARGWLHVSHVSFKKSLEVIQQAKERNLAKITCEVTPHHLLLDDTFRNEHGAVPKTNPPLRSPEDRQALQRGLAEGVIDVIATDHAPHTHDDIKKGSSGFVGLENALGVIVTKLVHPGILSLKEIVRKMSTNPARIFNVAGGSLAVGMPADIAILDMNKTWTVAVDKFVSKARNCPFHGWNLTGQVTTTLVGGKIIVDHGNMVC; encoded by the coding sequence ATGACAGACACCGAAGTAATAATAAAAGGAGGACATGTTATTGATCCCGCAACCGGGCTGGATGGCAGGGCAGATATCTTAATCAAAGATGGCAAGATCAGCGCCATTTCAGATGATATGAAGGCAAGTGCTCCTGCCAGGGTTATTGATGCACGTTCAAAATATGTAATTCCCGGACTGATCGATTGTCATGTCCATCTTCGGGAACCGGGGCTGGAGTATAAAGAGACAATTGAAACCGGGTCTCGGGCTGCGGCAAAGGGTGGTTTTACCACCCTCATCTGTGAGCCCAACACGATTCCGCCGATCGACTCTCTAGAAATGGTGGCAGCGCTCATGGACAGGGTTCGCCAGAAAAGCGTGGTGAATATTTTCACCAAGGCGTGCATTACCAAAGGGTTGCTGGGAGAGGAATTAACGGACATTGATAAGCTGGCAACCGATAAACGGGTAAAAGCCCTTTCGGACGATGGCAACCCGGTCTTTTACGAGGCCTTAATAAAACGGGCATGTGAACTGGCTGCACGGAGCAATCTTATCATCAGCCCCCACTGTGAGGATTCCCAAATGTCTTTAGACAAGGCAAAAGAAAACAGCAGGGTGGCGCATTTCCCTGGCAAGCCTTTTTGTCACGAAACGGATTTTATCATGCGCGAAATCAAATATACCGAAGAGGCGCGCGGATGGTTGCACGTCTCACACGTCAGCTTTAAAAAATCCCTGGAGGTTATCCAGCAGGCAAAGGAAAGGAACCTTGCAAAAATAACCTGTGAAGTAACGCCCCATCATTTGTTATTGGACGATACTTTCAGAAATGAACACGGAGCGGTACCCAAAACTAATCCTCCCCTCCGGTCGCCTGAAGACAGGCAAGCGCTGCAGAGAGGTTTAGCAGAGGGGGTAATTGATGTTATTGCGACTGACCATGCCCCCCATACGCATGACGATATTAAAAAAGGATCGTCCGGGTTTGTCGGGCTTGAAAATGCACTGGGTGTCATTGTTACAAAATTAGTCCATCCGGGGATTTTGTCACTGAAAGAGATCGTTCGGAAAATGTCAACGAACCCTGCGCGGATATTCAATGTTGCCGGTGGCAGTCTGGCGGTAGGTATGCCAGCAGATATTGCAATTCTTGATATGAACAAGACATGGACGGTGGCAGTAGACAAATTTGTGTCAAAGGCACGCAACTGTCCCTTTCATGGCTGGAATTTGACCGGGCAAGTAACCACCACCCTTGTCGGTGGCAAGATCATTGTTGATCATGGCAATATGGTATGTTAA
- a CDS encoding NYN domain-containing protein, with product MLIIIDGYNFIFTVPALERHVGINRIEPARDHIISLFSRYKEAKRYDVIVVFDGNYTQASLPKKQTYSGVNVIYSRSGISADTEIKNLTSLCQNPGDVHIVTYDNEIKRHVRKCGCHVIEPIAMYREIVEILTNGEKNISDEPEDKQTGPSEDDAKYWKGVFKDLTDDELKSCGRKTGMPKIRRQKAPASDKNEPPYKYQGPSADETQFWARVFKEAEKNEHQD from the coding sequence ATGTTAATCATCATAGATGGCTACAACTTCATATTTACGGTGCCTGCCCTGGAAAGGCATGTGGGAATAAACCGCATTGAGCCGGCGCGGGATCACATCATATCCCTCTTTTCGCGATACAAAGAGGCGAAACGCTATGATGTCATTGTGGTATTTGATGGCAATTACACACAGGCCTCATTACCAAAAAAACAAACGTATTCAGGGGTTAACGTGATTTATTCAAGATCAGGCATAAGTGCAGACACAGAAATAAAGAACCTTACCAGTCTTTGTCAAAATCCAGGCGATGTTCATATTGTAACCTACGACAATGAAATAAAGCGGCACGTCAGGAAATGCGGTTGCCATGTTATTGAACCAATCGCCATGTACCGGGAAATCGTGGAAATTCTAACAAACGGGGAAAAAAATATCTCTGATGAGCCGGAAGATAAGCAAACAGGCCCATCGGAAGATGACGCAAAATACTGGAAGGGTGTTTTCAAAGATCTCACCGATGACGAGCTAAAATCGTGTGGAAGGAAAACAGGCATGCCTAAAATAAGGAGACAAAAGGCGCCCGCGTCTGACAAGAATGAACCGCCATACAAATACCAGGGCCCGTCTGCGGATGAGACGCAATTTTGGGCGCGTGTCTTTAAAGAAGCCGAAAAGAATGAACATCAAGATTAG
- the lpxK gene encoding tetraacyldisaccharide 4'-kinase, translating to MLKTLYPLSKIYGFVVKTRIFFYKKGIFKSVRLPIPVISVGNITLGGTGKTPVIEYIAHYLQKKGKRVAILSRGYAATIEQEPDALHKNFCNDEHLVFQENIPDVPHLIHKDRVKSGLRAIGQFQAQYLLLDDGFQHLRLARDINMVTIDALNPFGFGYTIPRGMLREPLEELRRADLFVLTHTDQCGHDKMQSIKERLREIAGHVPVVETVHKPIGLESSAGTEMTDIRVLQGKRVFAFCAIGNPESFRKSIEGLGGKLLCFHAFPDHHVYTASELRALSAEAKRVSPEVIMITQKDRVKIKNVGESWDFPLWTLKIEIRITKGCEIFEKKMNALLNGKEK from the coding sequence ATGCTGAAAACGCTGTATCCTCTCTCAAAAATATACGGGTTTGTCGTTAAAACTCGTATTTTTTTTTATAAAAAAGGCATTTTTAAGAGCGTTCGGCTACCCATTCCGGTAATCAGTGTGGGGAATATTACGTTGGGAGGAACGGGTAAGACGCCGGTTATTGAGTATATAGCGCACTATTTACAGAAAAAAGGGAAAAGGGTTGCCATCCTCAGCAGGGGGTACGCAGCCACAATCGAACAAGAACCGGACGCTTTGCATAAAAATTTTTGCAATGATGAGCATCTCGTGTTTCAGGAAAATATCCCGGATGTTCCTCACCTGATACATAAAGATCGGGTGAAAAGCGGGCTACGCGCAATCGGACAATTTCAGGCTCAATATTTATTACTGGATGACGGTTTCCAGCATTTGCGTCTGGCCAGGGATATAAATATGGTGACTATTGATGCGCTTAATCCGTTTGGTTTTGGGTATACCATCCCCCGCGGCATGTTGCGCGAACCTCTGGAAGAATTAAGACGGGCGGACCTGTTTGTGCTAACCCACACAGATCAGTGCGGTCATGATAAAATGCAATCCATCAAGGAACGGTTGCGTGAGATTGCAGGGCATGTTCCGGTGGTAGAGACCGTTCATAAACCCATCGGGTTAGAATCGTCTGCGGGCACAGAAATGACGGATATTCGTGTACTGCAGGGGAAAAGGGTGTTTGCATTTTGTGCCATTGGCAATCCTGAATCATTTAGGAAAAGCATAGAAGGCTTAGGGGGAAAATTGCTCTGTTTCCATGCGTTTCCGGATCATCATGTCTATACCGCATCGGAGTTGCGAGCATTGAGTGCAGAGGCGAAGCGCGTCAGTCCGGAGGTAATCATGATTACCCAAAAGGATCGCGTCAAGATAAAAAATGTCGGCGAATCATGGGACTTCCCGTTATGGACATTAAAAATAGAAATTCGTATTACAAAGGGTTGTGAAATTTTTGAAAAGAAGATGAATGCTCTTCTGAATGGAAAGGAGAAGTAA
- a CDS encoding HAD-IIIA family hydrolase: MIKNIKLVIIDVDGVLTDGAIYIDSQGIETKAFNVLDGTGISYLHRAGIKTAIISGRNCAAVTHRAKELGIEDVYQGARNKIDAYKQLREKYTLSDKEICYVGDDLIDLPLFYCAGFPVAVANATPIVKQHSAYVTKVRGGQGAVREVAEKILKFQGKWDVIMARYQKPAI; this comes from the coding sequence TTGATAAAAAATATAAAGCTCGTTATTATTGATGTTGATGGTGTTTTAACGGACGGCGCCATTTATATTGATTCCCAGGGGATTGAAACAAAGGCATTCAATGTATTGGACGGCACCGGCATCTCGTACCTGCATCGGGCAGGCATTAAGACCGCAATTATCAGCGGAAGAAATTGCGCTGCAGTAACTCATCGGGCAAAAGAATTGGGTATCGAGGATGTTTACCAGGGGGCCAGGAACAAAATAGATGCCTACAAACAGCTACGGGAAAAATACACCCTTAGTGACAAAGAAATCTGCTATGTCGGCGACGACCTGATAGACCTCCCTTTATTCTATTGTGCTGGATTTCCTGTTGCAGTTGCCAATGCCACTCCAATTGTCAAACAGCATTCCGCCTATGTTACCAAAGTGAGAGGTGGGCAGGGTGCAGTAAGAGAGGTTGCAGAAAAAATACTCAAATTCCAGGGTAAGTGGGATGTTATCATGGCACGGTATCAGAAACCTGCTATCTAA
- a CDS encoding KpsF/GutQ family sugar-phosphate isomerase, with protein MKENLLSDIDFAKEVLLLESEAIKNLTNRLDQNFQRAVDLIFACRGRVVVTGIGKAGIIGQKISATLASTGTPSYWIHSSEARHGDLGRIVSDDIVLVLSNSGETEVVTLLPFVKQIGAQVLAITGNHKSSLAKHSDVVLDIGKIEEPCHLGLAPSASSTAMLALGDALALTIFKKRNLRKEDYAFYHPGGELGRKLLTVEMVMRKNEENPVADEDTPLLDVLAIMTETAGKPGAVSIVDKQNKLVGFFTDGDLRRHLKNGISFLHCSAKEVMTRSPKVIHAHCLVAEAYKILKDYKIDQIPVVDDSHAPIGIIDVQDLLEVGF; from the coding sequence ATGAAAGAAAACCTTCTGTCTGATATTGATTTCGCAAAGGAGGTACTCCTTCTTGAGTCAGAAGCAATTAAAAACCTGACCAACCGCCTTGATCAGAATTTTCAACGGGCTGTTGATCTGATCTTTGCCTGCAGAGGGCGGGTTGTCGTTACGGGCATCGGGAAGGCAGGGATTATTGGTCAGAAAATTTCTGCCACCCTGGCCAGCACGGGGACACCTTCTTACTGGATTCATTCGTCGGAGGCGCGGCATGGCGATCTGGGACGCATTGTTTCGGATGACATTGTTTTGGTGCTTTCGAACAGTGGTGAAACTGAGGTGGTTACCCTCTTGCCCTTTGTGAAACAGATCGGGGCACAGGTGCTTGCCATTACGGGAAATCACAAATCTTCTCTGGCAAAACACAGCGATGTTGTGCTTGACATCGGCAAGATCGAAGAACCGTGCCATTTGGGTCTTGCCCCATCCGCAAGCTCGACGGCAATGCTCGCGCTCGGAGACGCCTTAGCCCTTACAATATTCAAAAAACGGAATCTCAGAAAAGAAGATTATGCCTTCTATCATCCGGGAGGAGAGCTCGGCAGAAAATTGCTGACCGTAGAAATGGTCATGCGCAAGAATGAAGAGAACCCTGTCGCCGATGAAGATACGCCTTTACTGGACGTTCTTGCTATTATGACAGAAACAGCGGGCAAGCCGGGAGCCGTGAGTATTGTCGACAAACAAAATAAACTCGTGGGGTTTTTTACTGACGGAGACCTGAGAAGGCATTTGAAAAATGGCATCTCATTTTTGCATTGCAGCGCAAAGGAGGTTATGACGCGGTCGCCGAAGGTCATCCATGCCCACTGTCTGGTTGCTGAGGCATACAAGATACTAAAAGATTACAAAATTGATCAGATTCCCGTGGTCGATGACTCCCACGCACCCATCGGGATCATTGATGTGCAGGACTTGCTGGAAGTGGGGTTTTAA